GCCTATGACTGGCACTTTTACGCTTTTTGCGACCTCCTCAGCAACACTACTAATAACACCTTCAATCACTATCGCAAATGCTCCAGCCGCTTCATGGGCCTTAGCCTCAGATATTAGTCTTTTTGCATCAGATTCATTGCGTCCTTTTATCTTATATCCGCCGTCAAATCGCACACTTTGAGGCATAAGTCCGATGTGAGGCATCACATTTATACCTTCATCGACTAAACGCTTTACTATTGGTGCAGTCTTAATGCCACCTTCTAGTTTAACAGCGTCAGCTCCCGCTTTTTTATAAAATTTGATAGCATTTTTAAGTGCGGTTTTTTCATCAAAGTAGCTACCAAATGGCATATCAGCAATGATAAAAGTATTTTCCGCTCCTTTGCTAACAGCTTTTGTGTGATAAAGCATATCACGCATTGAGATACTTAGTGTGTCTTTTTGAGCATTAAAGCTCATATTTAGACTATCACCCACCAAAATAATGTCAGCAATACCTTCAAAAAGTCGTGCAAATAACGCATCGTAGGCGGTTATCATTACTATTGGTTCACTAAATTTTTTATTTTTTATATCTGTTACACTTAGCTTTTTGCCTCTAATTTGCATTTATTTTTCCTTAAATTTTATAAAATCGTTATAATTTTACCAAATTTTTGATACAATTATAAAATTATTTAAGGATGTGATTTATGGGAATATTAAAAAGATTAGAGATTGATTATTCTTATGATATAGTTGATGATTTTTTGTCGCATTATGCTTTGATGTGCGATCTAATGGAACCTTTGATTATAAGCTTAAGTCGTGAAAATAGGTATAAAGAAAATATCAATGAGCTTTTTAGGATTTTTCATAACATCAAATCCGCTGCAGGATTTATGCATATTGATCCAATTATGAAGCTCACAACATTGGCTGAGAAGGTCTGCTCAGAGGCTAGAGAGTTAGATGGTCCTGCAAATGATAAATTTATAGATTGGCTTTTACTTGCAAGCGATCAATTTGAAAAATATAAGCAAGATATAGAAAATGATGCTGAACATTTTAGCGTTTTAAACCCTAAAATTATCGATATACCGACTGAACTTGATTAAAATTTTAAAAAATACTATAATATCTGCCTTTTTATGGGAGTGACTTGGCTTCGACAGGAGCAGAGTTGTCATGGTTGCATACCGCTTTGAG
This portion of the Campylobacter anatolicus genome encodes:
- the panB gene encoding 3-methyl-2-oxobutanoate hydroxymethyltransferase, with protein sequence MQIRGKKLSVTDIKNKKFSEPIVMITAYDALFARLFEGIADIILVGDSLNMSFNAQKDTLSISMRDMLYHTKAVSKGAENTFIIADMPFGSYFDEKTALKNAIKFYKKAGADAVKLEGGIKTAPIVKRLVDEGINVMPHIGLMPQSVRFDGGYKIKGRNESDAKRLISEAKAHEAAGAFAIVIEGVISSVAEEVAKSVKVPVIGIGSGANIDGQVLVWSDMLGFFDEFKPKFVKRYIDGANLVKAAVSEYANEVRTRKFPSKEFEYKA
- a CDS encoding Hpt domain-containing protein, encoding MGILKRLEIDYSYDIVDDFLSHYALMCDLMEPLIISLSRENRYKENINELFRIFHNIKSAAGFMHIDPIMKLTTLAEKVCSEARELDGPANDKFIDWLLLASDQFEKYKQDIENDAEHFSVLNPKIIDIPTELD